A genomic stretch from Eubacterium sulci ATCC 35585 includes:
- a CDS encoding membrane protein — protein MLLYVIIGIVVLLLLWLIVSYNGFIKLSANCEEGFATMDVYLKKRYDLIPNLVETVKGYAAHESKTLEAVVAARSAVASSSTTEEKLQNENILTGTLRSLFAVAEAYPELKANENFKELMNQLNHVEEDIANSRKYYNAVVKRFNIKCRTFPSAIVAKIFNFSAKPMFEVQNEAERENVKVSF, from the coding sequence ATGTTACTTTATGTAATTATAGGAATAGTTGTATTGCTACTACTATGGTTAATTGTAAGTTACAATGGTTTTATTAAGTTGTCTGCAAACTGCGAAGAAGGTTTTGCAACCATGGACGTATATCTAAAGAAAAGATATGACTTGATTCCAAATCTTGTTGAGACAGTTAAGGGTTATGCTGCTCATGAATCAAAGACTCTAGAAGCTGTAGTAGCTGCAAGATCTGCCGTAGCAAGTTCATCAACAACAGAAGAAAAACTACAAAATGAAAATATTCTTACTGGAACCTTAAGAAGCCTATTTGCAGTAGCTGAGGCTTACCCTGAGCTAAAGGCAAATGAAAACTTTAAGGAACTTATGAACCAGCTAAATCATGTTGAAGAAGACATTGCAAACTCACGTAAGTACTACAATGCTGTTGTTAAGAGATTTAATATCAAATGCAGAACCTTCCCATCAGCAATTGTAGCTAAGATATTTAATTTCTCTGCTAAGCCAATGTTTGAGGTGCAAAACGAAGCCGAGCGCGAAAATGTAAAGGTTAGTTTCTAG
- a CDS encoding SMI1 / KNR4 family protein codes for MGMIENIKLIEKYICENFDEWDLDDPIEEEYYDEYLELEGASDDELSKFEESFGISLPDGFKELYKYKNGSKYMGILPCEIDERYMCFNLMSLSEIENCKSYFQNKNALLTDYPEYFSDEDIEEMRDTRIKPYLFNEKWIPFAQYCDSCYLMLDFDPDEDGDMAQVICYIHDPDEILYASKDITELVENIVGSL; via the coding sequence ATGGGAATGATTGAAAACATAAAGCTAATTGAGAAGTATATCTGCGAGAACTTTGATGAATGGGATTTAGATGATCCTATTGAAGAAGAATATTATGATGAGTATCTTGAACTAGAAGGAGCTTCTGATGATGAACTTTCTAAATTTGAAGAAAGCTTTGGAATCAGCCTACCAGATGGATTCAAGGAGCTGTATAAGTACAAAAATGGAAGCAAGTACATGGGCATTTTGCCTTGTGAGATTGACGAACGCTATATGTGCTTTAATCTAATGAGCCTTTCAGAAATTGAAAACTGCAAGAGCTATTTTCAAAATAAGAATGCTTTGCTAACAGATTATCCTGAATATTTTTCTGACGAAGATATTGAGGAGATGCGCGATACGAGAATAAAGCCATATCTTTTCAACGAGAAGTGGATTCCGTTTGCGCAGTACTGTGATAGCTGTTATTTAATGCTAGACTTTGATCCTGACGAGGATGGCGACATGGCGCAAGTAATCTGTTATATCCATGATCCAGATGAAATTCTCTATGCCTCAAAGGATATCACTGAGCTTGTAGAAAACATAGTAGGGAGCTTATAG
- a CDS encoding ankyrin produces the protein MIEIKDIGSYDSIPELANYVIDENINMLDEELSKGLDLDEEIKFSKYASLSPLALALIMNKARSVEWLVEKGANLNDEDNPSFLLAARYCDEPLIRYLVSHGAKINVLNRVDSDAFEQALYGGKIENLALIDELGHSVKKYGGPAFRKAVSEGNYEAVDFFIDRGVDINFNRPDDVYSFCPTPLCVAARYVDLKMCKYLVEHGADVTITEKDGMRPYTIAVEKGDVEMAEYFKSLEPEEFYSLQNKLDELKAYKLPKSLLEFLQGDKLRFELDDCDFDYIEFFPLIETIPMKIGRKKLLRISKSTGDYDHFYIVWNPKSKKIAAYDLEHEELYDLCSFKDFMEDISTYLQKVIDGDI, from the coding sequence ATGATAGAAATAAAAGACATAGGTAGTTATGATAGCATACCAGAGCTTGCTAATTATGTAATAGATGAGAATATTAATATGCTTGATGAAGAACTATCAAAGGGTTTAGACCTAGATGAAGAAATCAAGTTTTCTAAATATGCAAGTCTTTCACCACTTGCTCTTGCTTTGATTATGAACAAGGCTAGATCAGTTGAATGGCTTGTGGAAAAAGGAGCAAATCTAAATGATGAGGATAATCCTTCATTTCTTCTAGCTGCACGCTATTGCGACGAGCCTTTGATCAGATATTTGGTTTCACATGGCGCGAAAATTAATGTTCTAAACAGAGTCGATTCAGATGCATTTGAGCAGGCTTTGTATGGAGGTAAAATTGAAAATCTGGCTTTGATAGACGAGCTAGGGCATAGTGTTAAAAAGTATGGCGGACCGGCTTTTAGGAAAGCTGTAAGTGAAGGTAATTATGAGGCCGTTGATTTCTTTATTGATAGAGGTGTAGATATCAACTTCAATCGTCCTGATGATGTCTACTCTTTTTGTCCAACTCCGCTATGTGTTGCAGCTAGATACGTTGATTTAAAAATGTGTAAATATCTAGTAGAGCATGGCGCAGATGTTACAATAACCGAAAAGGATGGAATGAGGCCTTACACTATTGCCGTAGAAAAGGGCGATGTTGAGATGGCCGAATATTTCAAATCACTTGAGCCAGAGGAATTCTATAGCCTACAAAATAAGCTAGATGAGCTTAAGGCATATAAGCTCCCAAAATCATTGCTTGAGTTTTTACAAGGGGACAAGCTTCGCTTTGAACTTGATGACTGTGATTTTGATTATATTGAGTTTTTTCCTTTGATAGAAACTATTCCAATGAAAATCGGAAGAAAAAAGCTTCTTAGAATTTCAAAGTCAACTGGTGATTATGATCACTTTTATATAGTTTGGAATCCTAAGAGCAAGAAGATTGCTGCATATGACCTTGAGCATGAGGAACTTTATGATCTTTGTAGCTTCAAGGATTTTATGGAAGATATATCAACATACCTTCAGAAAGTTATAGACGGAGACATATAA